The DNA sequence CAGGCCTTTGTAAAAATCCTTGTataacaaggcgtgccttatatctttgtacctcattttctCACTCATTTTATGTACAAAGaaccatttatagccaacaggtttaacaccattaggtgtttggactacagacccaaaaccttcacgtttcgcaagtgaatccaacttagattggattgcttcttgtCATTTTGGCTaatcacgtctttgtcgacattctccaatAGATTGAGGTTTAAGAacctcattatcttgcataatgctagatacaacattgtatgcaaagatataatccaccactatattcaatcgattcaaatTTGCCTCAATATCCATTGGATAaattgatagttccttattttcttgagtctcacGCTCATCAATATCCTCATGAatctcaggattggttaaatcatgggtttctttatgagactctttcgtagtgtcatcttgatcatttattttcctttttctaggatttcgatacttagaacccaatggtctgccacgctttaagcgtgcttttgactcattagctatgacactagaagattttccaacagggacatcaatacggattggaacattctctgcagggatatgtgatttcgttatccttttcagatccgtaaatgcatccaacatttgatttgctattttctacaaatggataatcttttgcaccttttttcacaaatagaggcacgtggatcaagatgagacaatgatagattttttcacgaaatttcccgtttgatttcaccaatttctccccctaattttgggaaaaatgcctcatcgaatcgacaatctgcaaatcaagCAGTGAACAAATCTCTCGCTAATGTTTTGAGGTAGCAaataatggagggcgattcaaacccaatatatattcctaaccttctttggggacccatcttagTGCGGTATGGTGGTACTACAGGCACATATACAacgcatccaaaaattcttagatgaaatatattaggttcatgacccaaaactaattgtaatggggaatatttatgataatttgttgGTCTGAGACGAATTAGCATTGCTGGATGTAAAATGGCATGATCCCAAACAGAAGTGGGTAATTTCGTTTTCATGAGtaacggtcttgctatcaattgcagacgtttaatcaaagacacttcaaggccattttgagtgtgaacatgagctataagatgttccacttttatcccaattgataagtaataatcattaaatgcttggaTGAAAACTTAGCAGCATTATCAAGTCGAATAGACTTAATTGAATTATCGGGAAACTGTGCTcgtaatcgaattatttatgccattagttttgcaaacgccaggttgcgagatgacaataggcacacatgagaccatctagaagatgcatatattaagaccataaaatatctaaacgacccattaggtgggtgaataggtccataaatatccccttgtatacgttccaaaaacgcaggggactcaatctcaacctttgttggtgatggtctaataatcaacttgccttgataaaaagaagtgcaagaaaactcattatttaaaagaatctttaaattctttaatggatgcccatttgagttctctataattcgtctcatcataattgattcaggatgtcccaatcgatcatgccaaagtacaaaagtattgaaATTAGaaaccttttggtttacgatagaatgtgcctcaattgcactaattcttgtccaatatAAGCTACAAGATAAAGATGGAAATTTCTCAATAATCCTTTTctggccagagacattcttggtaacgatgagatattcgagattattctcatctattgtctcaatatgaaattcatttcgacggatatctttaaaactcaacaagttcctcttggacttggaggagaacattgcattctctatgataagtattatttccttaggcagagttatattagctcttccagagccttcaattagattactactaccaaaaattgtagtaacatctgccttacacatacttaaatgagagaaatatttcttctctttgaatattgtatgtgttgtacatgaatcaattaagcaaatatttttacaattgaactttgatccaagtttgctTTGAAAGATATCCATATTTCCTTCCCATGGTTTGACATACAAAATAagtatatgaataaatattagtatttttagagaaaaaggaaaagaaataaagttaAACCAATAATTCAATAGTGATATTTTAATGCATTTTATGGCAAATTCTAATTATTAAACAAATAATTACgcaacaaaaataatacaattataaGTACATTACACATATGACTAATACAACTATAataaatttatttacatgtataagttatttGCATTTTCCTACACATTGTATGAAAAATAATTGATCCGTATAAGAAAAGAACATACTAAGTTGCTTCTCTTTTCCTTATTCATAATATTTCATCCatttacatgaaaaaatattgAGGGTGGACTAAAAAAAGTTATTCCAGGGTGCTTGCAAACCTCTTCTTAAAAAGAATTAAAGTAAcgtaaagaaaaatcaaaaggcaTTAAAAGATCAGTGAGACTAGGACATTAATTATTTAGATATTActccttgtttgtgaaatttataAAATTTAGAAAATACATATATTATTAAAACTACATAAGAAGTATTACTAAGTGCAATAAAAATTACAAGATGTTTATTCATTAGATACTACGAATAggaaaacataaaaatcaaactGTTCAATCATCTTTAACTATAGATCCATCACCGATCGAGTGGTTTATTTTTCCATCAGAGTGCTCAAAAAAATCTGCCATATCCAAGTGGGTGATGTCAAATTCATTGTCATAGACAAAATTAGCTTCATGAACTTTATTCTTTAGagatgcttgataaagctcaaccaaataTTTTGGTATGCGACAAATATTTGCCCAATGCCCTTTTCCACTGCAACGATAACATTCAGTTTCTGAACCATTTGCCTTTGGCCCTTTCcacttttggtggttatttttctttggggGGGTGAGGGGAGGGGGGTGATTAACACCAGAAAAATTTCTTCCTTGGCCACGGCCACGACCTTTTCCACGCTTAGAATAATGGGAATACACCTCATTCACTTTAGACAATGGTGTAGACCCAGTGGGTCGATTTTCGTAATTTTTCATGAGCAAGTCATTGTTTCGTTCAGCCACAAAgagaagagaaatcaactcagaatacttcttgaaacctttctctcggtactgctgttgcaagaccatattggaggcatgaaacgttgtgaacgttttttcaagcatatcataaTCAGTAATAGTATCTCCAcagagtttcaatttagaagtaattctgaacatcgtagaattatattcagaaacaGATTTAAAGTCTTGAAGCCTCAGATGAGCCCAATCATATCGTGCCTGTGGAAGAgtgaccaactttaagttgtcatatctttcctttaagcTATTCCACAAAATAAGTGGATCTTTAACTGTGAGATATTCTATCTTcaacccttcatcaaggtgatggcgcaagaaaatcaaggccttagcacagtcttgggtagatgctttatttttgtctttaatggcgtctccaagacccattgcatctaaatggatttcagcatccaacacccatgtcatatagttcttgcccgaaatttcaagggcaacgaactttcttttcatgatatcagtcataattaaaagaggaaaaaagttataccttagtcttctcaaagaacttcttgagacggtagagtatcgtgttgataacgtgttatgaaatataactcaaattaataatatagaacaagaaaaaacaagctaagagatatagagagaaagggagaagagattcttatttcttcttcaattatgtgtatttttct is a window from the Nicotiana tomentosiformis chromosome 10, ASM39032v3, whole genome shotgun sequence genome containing:
- the LOC138900160 gene encoding uncharacterized protein, whose protein sequence is MAHPLEPMSKLPVAYELQLPTHARIHQYFMFHSSRESLKERYDNLKLVTLPQARYDWAHLRLQDFKSVSEYNSTMFRITSKLKLCGDTITDYDMLEKTFTTFHASNMVLQQQYREKGFKKYSELISLLFVAERNNDLLMKNYENRPTGSTPLSKVNEVYSHYSKRGKGRGRGQGRNFSGVNHPPPLTPPKKNNHQKWKGPKANGSETECYRCSGKGHWANICRIPKYLVELYQASLKNKVHEANFVYDNEFDITHLDMADFFEHSDGKINHSIGDGSIVKDD